In Candidatus Manganitrophus noduliformans, the genomic stretch GCGAGGAAGCGGGCCTCCTTCCGGAGGTCACCGTCAAACTTGAGATCGCTTCGAACGACGGAACGCCCCCCCCGGCGAGCCAGGCGACCCGTTTCCGGATCACCGTCATCGACAACGGCCCCGGCATCGTCCGCCAGCAGATTCCGCCGATCTTCGCGAAGCTTCTCTACGGATCGAAATTCCATCGGCTTCGGATGAGCCGCGGGCAGCAGGGGATCGGGATCTCCGCCGCAGGGATGTACGGCCAGCTGACGACCGGAAGACCGGTGCAGATCATCTCCCGGACCGGTCCGAAGAGCCCGGCGCACTACTTCGAAGTCCAGATCGACACCAAAAAGAACGAGCCGCTGATCCTGGAGAAGAAGCAGGTCGACTGGGAGAACCCGCGTGGGACCCAGGTGGCGCTCGAAATCGAGGGGCGCTATCAGAAAGGGCGGGCGTCGGTCGACGATTATTTGGAACAGACCTCGATCGCCAACCCCCACGTAAAGCTCATCTACATCACCCCGGAGGGGGAGACGAAAGTCTATCCCCGGATGGTTCAGGAGCTGCCGGTTCCGCCGAAGGAGATCAAGCCGCATCCGTACGGCATCGAGTTCGGCATCTTGCTGAAGATGCTGCAAGACACCAAGAGCCGCACCCTTGCCGGATTTCTCTCCAGCGATTTCAGCCGGGTCTCCGCGAATGTCGCCGAGGAGATCTGCAAAGCGGCCCAGCTCTCCCCCGAGAGCCGGCCGCGCGATGTGATCGGCGCCGAGGCGGAAGCGCTCTACAAGGCGATCCAATCGACCAAAATCATGGCGCCGCCGACCAACTGCCTCTCGCCGATCGGGGAGAACGCGATCCTCGCCGGGCTCTACAAACAGATCAAGGGGGAGTTCTACACCGCCGTCAGCCGTCCCCCGGCCGTCTACCGGGGGAATCCGTTTGCCATCGAGGCAGGATTGGCCTACGGCCGGGCGCCGGAGCCGGAGGGGAAAAAAGCGGAAGAGAAAAAGGTCCCGCTGGCCGAAGGGGAGGATCACGAGGAGGACAGCGAGCTCGCCCGGGTGATCCGTTATGCCAACCGCGTCCCGCTCCTCTATCAGCAGTCGGCCTGCGCCACCTTCAAAGGGGTCCTCGAAACGTCTTGGAGGAATTATGGCATTTCTCAATCGAAGGGGGCGCTGCCGGCCGGACCGATGGTGATCTTCGTCCACATGGCGTCGGTCTGGGTGCCGTTCACCAGCGAATCGAAGGAGGCGATCGCCGATTATGATGAGATCCGAAAAGAGATCACCCTGGCCCTGCGCGAGTGCGGCCGTCGGCTCGGGAGCTTTTTGAAGCGGCGCGAGCGGGCCAAAACCGAATTCCGCCGGCGCAACATCTTCGAGCTTTACATCGAAGAGGTGGTCGATGCCTGCAACCGGCTCAAAGGAGGAAACCTCGCCACGGAGAAGCTCAAGGAGCAGCTGCAAAAAATCGCGCTCAAGCGGACCGGCGGCGAGAAGACCGACGCGGCCCTCGGGATGACGGGAGAGGGGCCGGAAGGTCTTCCGCACTCGATCATTGTCACTGCGGAGGGGGTCGAAGGGGATGCGCCGGTGGTGAACGATGGGGCGCCGGAAGAGCGGCCCGCCGCAGAGGGAATCCTCAAAGGGGGAGGGGCGCCGGAAAATGATGCCCCCTCTGAAGCGGGAGACGCCGCCACGGCGCCGAAGCGCTCGAAGGGAAAGGTCAAACCGGTGGCCAAGGCGAGCAGCGTCGCGAAGAAACCGACAACGCGTAAAAAGAAATAGGAGAGCGCATGGCGAAGAAGAAAGAGCACAAAACCACTCCGGTCGAAAAGAAGTTGATCGGCGTCGCCGACACCGTCATCCACGCCGCGGAGCGGCGGCAGGACCCCACATTATCGATACCGGTTCGATCTCTTTCCAACGTCACCTTCAGCGAGAAGAAGGGGATGATCGAGATGGGGAAGAAGAAGCAGGAGCGCTCCTTCTTCAACGTCGGGATGGCGAAGAAGTTCATGCAGACGGTGCTCGTCGCCGACGCCCTCTCCGAGCTGCAGCGCGCCGGCCTCACCACCTCGTTGAGGGAGATCTACTACCGGACCAAGCATACCCTGAAAGACTCGCACGAAAACACCTTCGACAGCCAGGACGAATCCGATCCGGTGATCGAAGATCTGGAGGCGTCGCTGGAAGCGCTGCGCGAGGAGCTCCATGTCCGCGCCGAGAGCGCCGGGAGCGTCGTCGGGCCGCTGGTGTTGGTCGACGACGGCGACACGGTCAACTGCACCCGGCTGGGAAAAGGGGGCTACTCGGTCCCGTCGATCGTGGAGCCGGAGTATCTTTCGATCAAGAAGTGCACCGCCGATTTCGTTCTGCTGGTCGAGAAGGGAACACAGTGGAACCGTCTCTCGGAGGACAAGTTCTGGCGCCGGTACAATTGCATCCTGCTGACCGGAAACGGCCAGCCTCCCCGCGGCATCCGGCGTTTGACCCGGCGGCTGCACGAAGAAAAGGGGCTTCCTGTCTACGTTCTCGTCGACAACGACCCTTGGGGCTACTACATCTACTCGGTGGTGAAGCAGGGCTCGATCAACCTGGCGTTTGAGAGCCAGCGGATGGCGATCCCGAAAGCAAAGTTCATCGGCCTCTCCAGCGGCGACCCCGAAACCTACGGCCTCCCGCGCAACGTCGGGATCAAGCTGAACGAAAAAGACATCGCCCGCGCGAAAGAGCTTCTTGCTTATCCCTGGTTTCAAAAATCCGATTGGCAGAAGGAAATTAAGCGGATGCTCCAGAGCGGTCTCAAATACGAGCTCGACGCGCTGGCCAACAAAGACTTTCAGTATCTGACGAAGAAGTACCTTCCGAAAAAGCTGAAAGAGAGAGACTGGTTGGATTAGGAAGTGCTGCATTGGAATGGGGCTTGCGGGCAACACCCTATTCCAATGTCATTCCAAATAAGAAAGCCGCTCCCTCGAAAAAAGGAGCGGCTTTCTCTTCATCTAAAAATCCTTACCAGCTGAACGCCACCCCCGCCCCGCCGGTCGGACGCCCGCCGGACCCGAAGCTGAACCCCCCTTTGAAGACGGCGTTTTCCGTCATGCGAACGCTCCCGCCGATGGCGATGGAGCTCTCCCCGTTATAAAGTCCGGTACCAAGCCCCAGCGAATACTTTCCCCCTCCCTCCACCTGCGGGATGGAAGCCAACGCGGTGGCGGAGGCGATTCCTCGCGACATCTTCGATTCCAGCTTTTCCAATTGCCGGAAGTTGACGGCGTCAAAATCGCTTCTTCCGTCGGCAATGCCGGTCACCCGGGTCGGACCGCCGCTCTCAATGTTGGTGAAGGTGGCCGCGTCGTCGCCGAGGGTCAGGCTGGTGGAGTGGGTGCCGCCGCTGAGGACCGTCTGCCGCTCGGTCACCACCACCCCGTGGGTGTTGCCGATGCCGTTGGTCAGGGTGAGGGAGGCGGTCGATTCGCCCGCGGCTTCCGTGGTCATCGTAATCACGCCGTTCGCGTTGACGGTGGCGTGTGGGGCGGCCTCGCCCCGGTTGACGACGGAAACCTGTCCGGCGGTCGTCGCTGTTTCCTCCAAGACGCTCTGTCCGTTGGTGACCGAGGTGGTCGCCGAGGCGGTGGAGGTATAGGCCAGCGTGCCGTTGACATACATATTGCCGTCGACCAGGGTATTGCCTTGGATGCGGTTCACGAACTCCGCGCCCCGAACGGTGTTTTGACTCGTCGCGTCTCCATTCACCAGTCCGGTCTCCCCGGTCGCGGGGATGGTCTGCGGGGTCGCATAGGTGGTCATGCTCCCTCCCCCCTGAACGCCCATGGCGGCCGTGGTCGGCGTGGCGGAGAAACCGCCGCCGTTTGAAACCGCCAGTTGCGCCGCGTCGTTGGCCAGAGAGAGCGCCGCCGAGCCGCCGGTGGCGCTCACGGTGGTGGAAGCATTGGCATTTCCGACGGCGGTCGCCGCCGTGCCGGTGGTGTTGATGTTTGTGGTGCCGGTCAGCGTGGCGGCGCCGGTGCTGGTCAAGCTGCCGGTGTTGGTGATTCCGGCCGTGGCCGTCGTGCCGGTCACCACAAGCGTCCCGCCGACAGAGGTATTCCCACTGACACCGAGCGTTCCGGTCACGGTGGAGTTGCCGGTAACATTGGCGCCCCCCGCCGAGATGGTCAGACCGTTTCCAATTGTGGCGGCACCCGTGGTGCTCAACGTGGTGGTCGAGATATTACCGGTGTTGGTGATGCCCGCCGTCGTGGTGGACCCGGTGACATTCAATGTATTGTCGATCGTGGTCGCGCCATTCAAGGTCGTTGCTCCAGTGACGCCGAAGGTGCCGGAGACGGTTGCATTGCCGGTGACGGCGGTTCCCGAGGAGTTGACCGCCAAGCTGTTGCTGCCATTGGTCAAGGTCGCCGCGGTGTTGTTCACGGTGATACCGCTCGCGCCGCCGGTC encodes the following:
- a CDS encoding DNA topoisomerase VI subunit B, with protein sequence MAKKSNKQDPPKPETAEPKPSPRAATPRTTLTAVEMGARQREISVAEFFTKNRHLLGFDSPRKAMLTCVKEAVDNALDACEEAGLLPEVTVKLEIASNDGTPPPASQATRFRITVIDNGPGIVRQQIPPIFAKLLYGSKFHRLRMSRGQQGIGISAAGMYGQLTTGRPVQIISRTGPKSPAHYFEVQIDTKKNEPLILEKKQVDWENPRGTQVALEIEGRYQKGRASVDDYLEQTSIANPHVKLIYITPEGETKVYPRMVQELPVPPKEIKPHPYGIEFGILLKMLQDTKSRTLAGFLSSDFSRVSANVAEEICKAAQLSPESRPRDVIGAEAEALYKAIQSTKIMAPPTNCLSPIGENAILAGLYKQIKGEFYTAVSRPPAVYRGNPFAIEAGLAYGRAPEPEGKKAEEKKVPLAEGEDHEEDSELARVIRYANRVPLLYQQSACATFKGVLETSWRNYGISQSKGALPAGPMVIFVHMASVWVPFTSESKEAIADYDEIRKEITLALRECGRRLGSFLKRRERAKTEFRRRNIFELYIEEVVDACNRLKGGNLATEKLKEQLQKIALKRTGGEKTDAALGMTGEGPEGLPHSIIVTAEGVEGDAPVVNDGAPEERPAAEGILKGGGAPENDAPSEAGDAATAPKRSKGKVKPVAKASSVAKKPTTRKKK
- a CDS encoding DNA topoisomerase IV subunit A, with the protein product MAKKKEHKTTPVEKKLIGVADTVIHAAERRQDPTLSIPVRSLSNVTFSEKKGMIEMGKKKQERSFFNVGMAKKFMQTVLVADALSELQRAGLTTSLREIYYRTKHTLKDSHENTFDSQDESDPVIEDLEASLEALREELHVRAESAGSVVGPLVLVDDGDTVNCTRLGKGGYSVPSIVEPEYLSIKKCTADFVLLVEKGTQWNRLSEDKFWRRYNCILLTGNGQPPRGIRRLTRRLHEEKGLPVYVLVDNDPWGYYIYSVVKQGSINLAFESQRMAIPKAKFIGLSSGDPETYGLPRNVGIKLNEKDIARAKELLAYPWFQKSDWQKEIKRMLQSGLKYELDALANKDFQYLTKKYLPKKLKERDWLD